One genomic window of Gossypium hirsutum isolate 1008001.06 chromosome D11, Gossypium_hirsutum_v2.1, whole genome shotgun sequence includes the following:
- the LOC107929715 gene encoding disease resistance protein RPV1: MSSLPSTSSSIPRQTEYDVFLSFRGEDTRHNFTDHLYDALRRSGIVTFRDDPKLEAGEEIAPELFKAIQQSWCSVIVFSENYVFSGWCLEELAEIVKQKEENGHKVFPVFYGVDPSDLRKQKEKVEAAFAKHEERYKEDEAKIRRWRNALTEVANIKGWHSNNRHESEFIGDIVKKISAKLCQTYPIDHDELVGISPSLDELHSEIEIGEDDIRIIGICGMGGIGKTTLARVVYNQMSPHFEGKSFLADVREVSEKCGLVSLQKQLLSQILFDESFNFFNVHEGKTIISHRLSHKRVLVVLDDVDNLQHLKCLAGRRDWFGLGSRIIVTTRDEHLLRSYRVDGVYKPTTLTGNDALHLFNLKAFGCETVPKEDFIEIAKQIVGYAGGLPLALEVLGSFLCDRDARQWTSAIERLERDSNKEILDRLQISFDGLEEREKNIFLDIACFFNGAEKDFVMKVLDGCEYFPDIGIDVLIKKSLLTINKYNELRMHDLLQEMGRKIVREKSIDEPGKRCRLWVERDVYHVLTTKTATKMIEGITIDNKREMSKTLTLSTDAFFKMKRLRLLKILCRTNCYDLTYLSNELRLLDWMGCPLRLLPSSFKPENLVILLLPYSNIEQLWKENIPLYKLKVLNLEGSENLIKALDFTTTPNLEILVLEGCTRLVYVHPSVGFLTRLKLLNLKGCKNMRSFPTKVGMESLEKLILSGCSKLESFPEIDGKMECLLELCFDGTNIKELPSSIGNLRRLELLNLKDCKSLRSLPIKIGMGSLEKLILSGCSNLKSFPEIDGKMECLLELYLDGTGIKELPISIGNLSSLVLLNLKDCRNLADLPGSIVGCKSLKSLNISGCYKVEYLPENMQQIEFLEELDLSETSMTKPPPFIFQFKNLKVLSFNGCKGSSSKVQKKLPSLLKVIQRGRTNSMALTLPSLLGLSSLTRLNLRDCNLCEGDIPGDISRLSSLKKLDLGGNNFISIPSCLTQFSKLEYLRLSDCRALKSLPELLTGIERVSISGCASLETVSNPSKVCNSSYWSNIVGFNCFRLAENIDALTLLKKHLKVFGNSREKFDIILPGSQIPEWFSQQRGDFPIKINLPLEVRNDSQWMGVALCCIFFKDDASRDEYLKCRGFIHGRDSRKVDWSGWVVNYGLGQPVTKDHILIRYFSRDKLYPISLEDKCGERETNNLWTTDCLDQECHQLELSFTVSHSVKLKKCGVRIVYERDLEEMEQIQDLHSSQCCANVEDIQQHSAYDGSIGNCSLIKRKLNIYEEMDEGPQPKRMQKIFSSIMGRLGNKH, from the exons ATGTCCTCGTTACCCTCAACTTCCTCGTCTATTCCTAGACAAACAGAATATGACGTATTCTTGAGTTTTAGAGGTGAAGATACTCGTCATAACTTCACAGACCATCTCTATGATGCTTTGAGAAGGAGCGGAATCGTCACTTTCAGGGATGATCCAAAGCTGGAGGCCGGCGAAGAGATTGCACCTGAGCTCTTCAAAGCAATTCAACAATCATGGTGCTCAGTAATCGTTTTCTCGGAAAACTATGTCTTTTCAGGTTGGTGCTTGGAGGAACTTGCTGAGATTGTTAAACAAAAGGAGGAGAATGGTCATAAAGTATTTCCAGTTTTCTATGGTGTGGATCCATCtgatttaagaaaacaaaaagagaaagttGAAGCAGCTTTTGCCAAACACGAAGAGAGATACAAGGAAGATGAAGCAAAAATCCGAAGGTGGAGAAATGCTTTAACTGAAGTGGCTAATATCAAGGGATGGCACTCAAATAatag GCATGAATCAGAATTTATTGGAgacattgttaaaaaaatatcagCAAAGTTATGTCAAACATATCCAATTGACCATGATGAGTTAGTTGGAATCAGTCCAAGCTTGGATGAGTTGCATTCGGAAATAGAAATTGGGGAAGATGACATCCGTATCATAGGAATTTGTGGTATGGGTGGCATTGGCAAAACGACTCTTGCAAGAGTTGTTTACAATCAAATGTCACCTCATTTTGAAGGAAAAAGCTTTCTTGCTGATGTTCGAGAAGTTTCAGAAAAATGTGGACTTGTTTCTTTACAGAAACAATTACTTTCCCAAATCTTGTTTGACGAAAGCTTCAATTTTTTCAATGTTCATGAAGGGAAAACCATAATTAGCCACAGGTTGTCTCACAAAAGAGTTCTTGTTGTTCTTGATGATGTTGATAACCTACAGCACTTAAAATGCTTGGCTGGAAGGCGTGATTGGTTTGGTTTAGGGAGCAGAATCATTGTAACAACAAGAGATGAACATTTGCTCCGATCTTATCGAGTTGATGGTGTGTATAAGCCTACAACATTGACGGGCAATGATGCacttcatcttttcaatttgaaAGCTTTCGGTTGCGAGACTGTGCCAAAAGAGGATTTCATTGAGATAGCTAAACAAATTGTAGGTTATGCTGGTGGACTCCCCTTAGCTCTTGAAGTTTTGGGTTCTTTTCTGTGTGATAGAGATGCAAGGCAATGGACAAGCGCAATAGAAAGACTTGAAAGAGATTCTAACAAAGAAATTCTTGATAGACTTCAAATAAGTTTTGATGGATTGGAAGAAAGGGAGAAGAATATATTTCTAGATATAGCATGCTTTTTTAATGGGGCGGAGAAAGATTTTGTAATGAAAGTACTGGATGGTTGTGAGTATTTTCCAGATATTGGAATCGATGTTCTCATTAAAAAATCTCTACTAACCATTAATAAATACAACGAATTGCGGATGCATGACTTGCTGCAAGAAATGGGAAGAAAAATTGTTAGAGAAAAATCTATTGATGAACCTGGAAAACGTTGTAGATTGTGGGTGGAAAGAGATGTCTACCATGTGCTAACAACAAAAACT gctacAAAAATGATTGAAGGCATAACCATCGACAATAAAAG GGAAATGAGCAAGACTCTCACTTTGAGCACGGATGCTTTCTTCAAGATGAAAAGATTAAGACTACTCAAAATCCTTTGTCGGACAAATTGTTATGATCTGACATATCTTTCTAATGAGTTACGACTTTTAGATTGGATGGGATGTCCTTTACGATTATTACCTTCAAGTTTCAAACCGGAAAACCTTGTTATACTTCTCCTACCTTATAGCAACATTGAACAACTATGGAAGGAAAACATA CCCCTGTATAAGTTGAAAGTGCTCAACCTCGAAGGGTCTGAAAACCTGATCAAGGCACTAGACTTCACAACTACCCCAAatcttgaaattttggttttggaaGGATGTACTAGATTAGTATATGTTCATCCATCTGTTGGATTTCTTACAAGGCTTAAGCTTTTGAATTTAAAAGGCTGCAAAAATATGAGGAGTTTTCCAACCAAAGTTGGTATGGAATCTCTTGAAAAGTTAATTCTTTCAGGTTGCTCAAAACTTGAAAGCTTTCCAGAGATTGATGGGAAAATGGAATGTTTGTTGGAGCTTTGTTTTGATGGGACAAACATTAAAGAGTTACCTTCTTCGATCGGAAATCTCAGAAGACTTGAACTTTTGAATTTAAAAGACTGCAAAAGTCTTAGGAGTCTTCCAATCAAAATTGGAATGGGATCTCTTGAAAAGTTAATTCTTTCAGGTTGCTCCAATCTTAAAAGCTTTCCAGAGATTGATGGCAAAATGGAATGCCTGCTAGAGCTTTATTTAGATGGGACGGGCATTAAAGAGCTACCTATTTCAATTGGAAATCTGAGCAGTCttgttttgttaaatttgaaaGATTGCAGGAACCTTGCGGATCTCCCAGGGAGCATAGTTGGGTGTAAAAGTTTAAAATCTCTTAATATTTCTGGTTGTTATAAAGTTGAATATTTGCCAGAGAATATGCAGCAAATAGAATTCTTGGAGGAGCTTGACTTAAGTGAAACATCCATGACAAAACCACCACCCTTCatctttcaatttaaaaatcttaaagttCTGTCTTTTAATGGGTGCAAGGGATCTTCTTCTAAGGTTCAAAAAAAACTTCCTTCTCTGTTAAAGGTAATCCAAAGAGGAAGGACAAATTCTATGGCTCTGACGTTGCCTTCGTTGTTAGGTTTGAGTTCATTAACAAGGCTGAATCTAAGGGACTGCAATCTTTGTGAAGGAGATATTCCTGGTGATATTTCTCGCCTATCCTCTTTGAAAAAACTTGATCTTGGTGGTAACAATTTCATCAGCATACCTTCGTGTCTTACTCAATTTTCCAAGCTTGAATATCTTAGATTGTCAGATTGCAGGGCGCTTAAATCATTGCCTGAGCTTCTAACAGGTATAGAGCGTGTAAGCATAAGTGGTTGTGCTTCTCTGGAAACAGTTTCAAATCCATCAAAAGTTTGCAATTCAAGTTATTGGTCGAATATAGTAGGTTTTAATTGCTTCAGATTGGCTGAGAACATCGATGCCTTAACATTACTGAAAAAACATCTAAAG GTATTTGGAAATTCAAGAGaaaagtttgatattattctacCTGGAAGTCAAATCCCAGAATGGTTTAGTCAACAAAGAGGTGACTTTCCGATTAAGATAAATTTGCCTCTGGAAGTTAGGAATGATAGTCAATGGATGGGAGTTGCTTTGTGCTGCATTTTTTTCAAGGATGATGCTTCAAGGGATGAGTATCTCAAGTGTAGAGGTTTTATCCATGGTAGAGATTCTCGAAAAGTCGATTGGAGTGGCTGGGTTGTAAATTATGGTTTAGGACAGCCCGTAACGAAGGACCACATTTTAATTCGTTATTTCTCGCGTGACAAGTTGTATCCAATTTCCTTGGAAGACAAATGTGGTGAACGTGAAACCAATAATTTATGGACAACAGATTGCTTAGATCAGGAATGCCATCAACTTGAGTTGTCGTTCACAGTTTCCCATAGTGTTAAGTTGAAGAAGTGTGGTGTTAGAATAGTGTATGAGAGAGATCTGGAAGAGATGGAACAAATACAAGACTTGCATAGTAGTCAGTGTTGTGCAAATGTTGAAGACATCCAGCAACACTCTGCTTATGATGGATCAATAGGTAACTGTTCCTTAATAAAGCGAAAACTTAATATATATGAGGAGATGGATGAAGGGCCGCAACCAAAGCGAATGCAAAAAATTTTCAGTTCTATAATGGGCAGACTTGGGAACAAGCACTAA